A genomic stretch from Anaerolineae bacterium includes:
- a CDS encoding kinase/pyrophosphorylase, translated as METGRSQMNAPPIYIVSGGEGISGEQIVRTALAQFGSDDIPVIIVPRVRELAQVEAAVQEAGRTNGTIVHTLVDACLRQALIQRAHQENVPALDLMGGLLSHLTHLLGREPLGQPGLYRQIRENYFERIEAIEFTVSHDDGRKPHELDQAEIVLIGVSRVGKTPLSIYLSVQGWKTANVPIVPGVDPPAELFQIDPHRVIGLTIDPDQLVAHRRWRQRRLRAGGGGDYVQPEALKEQVEGALRLFREHGFAILDITDKPIEESAAEVIALITRYFKP; from the coding sequence ATGGAGACAGGGAGGAGCCAGATGAACGCGCCGCCGATCTACATTGTATCTGGCGGGGAAGGCATCAGCGGCGAGCAGATCGTGCGCACGGCGCTGGCGCAATTTGGGTCTGACGACATCCCGGTGATCATTGTGCCGCGTGTGCGGGAGCTGGCACAGGTCGAAGCAGCCGTCCAGGAGGCAGGTCGCACCAACGGTACGATCGTCCATACGCTGGTTGACGCCTGCCTGCGCCAGGCCTTGATCCAGCGCGCCCATCAGGAAAACGTGCCCGCTCTTGATCTGATGGGCGGGTTGCTCTCCCACCTGACTCATCTGCTAGGCAGAGAGCCGCTCGGCCAGCCAGGGCTGTACCGCCAGATCCGCGAGAATTACTTTGAGCGCATCGAAGCCATCGAGTTCACCGTTTCGCATGACGATGGGCGCAAGCCGCACGAGCTTGACCAGGCCGAGATTGTCCTGATCGGTGTCTCCCGCGTGGGCAAGACACCGCTAAGCATCTACCTCTCGGTACAAGGGTGGAAGACGGCCAATGTCCCCATTGTGCCTGGCGTCGACCCGCCAGCGGAGCTATTCCAGATCGATCCGCATCGTGTGATCGGGCTGACCATTGACCCCGACCAGCTCGTCGCCCATCGCCGCTGGCGACAGCGGCGGCTCCGGGCGGGTGGCGGCGGCGACTACGTTCAGCCGGAGGCGCTCAAGGAGCAGGTTGAGGGCGCTCTTCGCCTGTTCCGCGAGCATGGCTTTGCCATCCTGGATATCACCGACAAGCCAATCGAGGAGAGTGCGGCAGAGGTGATCGCCCTGATCACGCGTTACTTCAAACCCTGA
- a CDS encoding ABC transporter permease subunit yields MTATISPRKASSPMGRWDHWRLTLSNALIVTRRELLDSFRDWRIMAPIFILTLGFPALSQFGANLMLNFVTQYGAELIGERTIPFLLMIVGFFPISLSLVIALETFVGEKERRSLEPLLATPLTNLELYIGKTLAAMLPPLLASYTGMAIYLGSLLLGELAWRPQPMLIVQIVLLTTAQALLMVTGAVVVSSQTTSTRAANLLASFIIVPVSLLIILESIIMFGAPDADSPRGIFALWVILAGLLLGTVLFMRIGTRMFNREELLSTALDAINLRWIVRTFWCYFRGGRDGGLLAWYRGTVFPAVRRLRGAALVVLIAAAGTFVAGWGIGTYSTLRLPPETAASREALAANFSMWYELGAQPGTILLAVWQNSRVLLAATLLAVVSFGVMAVVLAIAPFGILGWVAAQFGALGLDPAIFLAAVAPHSLVEIPAILLATAAALRMGACITDRPPAGRSIGEHWLAAMADTAVVGIGLVLPLLVMAAALEVYVTPAAVRLLLGG; encoded by the coding sequence ATGACGGCAACGATTTCACCCCGTAAAGCGTCAAGCCCGATGGGCCGGTGGGATCACTGGCGGCTAACCCTGAGCAACGCCCTGATCGTCACCCGCCGCGAGTTGCTGGATAGCTTCCGTGACTGGCGGATCATGGCCCCGATCTTCATCCTGACCCTGGGCTTCCCGGCGCTTTCCCAGTTTGGCGCCAATTTGATGCTGAACTTCGTGACTCAGTACGGCGCGGAACTGATCGGCGAACGGACGATTCCCTTCCTGCTGATGATCGTGGGATTCTTCCCGATCTCGCTTTCGCTGGTGATCGCGCTGGAAACCTTTGTCGGCGAAAAGGAACGGCGCAGCCTGGAGCCGCTGCTGGCTACCCCCCTGACCAATCTGGAGCTGTACATCGGCAAAACGCTGGCGGCGATGCTCCCGCCGTTGCTGGCCAGCTATACCGGCATGGCGATCTACCTGGGCAGCCTGCTGTTGGGCGAACTGGCCTGGCGTCCACAGCCGATGCTGATCGTCCAGATCGTCCTGTTGACCACGGCTCAGGCGTTGCTGATGGTCACCGGGGCGGTCGTGGTCTCCAGCCAGACAACGTCCACCCGTGCCGCCAACCTGCTGGCCAGCTTCATCATCGTGCCGGTTTCCCTGTTGATCATCCTGGAAAGCATCATCATGTTCGGCGCGCCGGACGCCGACTCGCCGCGCGGCATCTTTGCCCTGTGGGTGATTCTGGCGGGTTTGCTGCTGGGCACGGTGCTATTCATGCGGATCGGCACGCGCATGTTCAACCGTGAGGAGTTGCTTTCCACCGCCCTGGATGCGATCAACCTGCGCTGGATCGTGCGCACATTCTGGTGTTATTTTCGAGGGGGGCGGGATGGCGGTCTGCTGGCCTGGTATCGTGGGACGGTCTTCCCAGCGGTGCGCCGCCTGCGCGGGGCCGCACTGGTTGTCCTGATCGCTGCGGCGGGGACTTTTGTGGCTGGCTGGGGGATCGGAACGTACTCCACGCTGCGCCTTCCGCCGGAAACTGCCGCCTCACGGGAAGCGCTGGCGGCTAACTTCAGCATGTGGTACGAACTGGGGGCGCAGCCGGGGACAATACTGCTGGCGGTGTGGCAGAATAGTCGTGTGTTGCTGGCGGCGACATTGCTGGCGGTGGTGAGTTTCGGGGTGATGGCAGTGGTGCTGGCCATCGCGCCGTTTGGCATCCTGGGCTGGGTTGCCGCCCAGTTTGGAGCGCTGGGGCTGGACCCGGCGATATTTCTGGCGGCGGTGGCTCCCCACAGTCTGGTGGAAATCCCGGCCATTTTGCTGGCGACGGCGGCGGCATTGCGCATGGGTGCCTGCATTACTGATCGCCCGCCAGCGGGGCGCAGCATCGGCGAACACTGGCTGGCGGCCATGGCGGACACGGCAGTAGTCGGGATCGGCCTTGTGCTGCCACTGCTGGTCATGGCGGCTGCTCTGGAGGTCTATGTTACGCCGGCAGCGGTGCGTTTGCTGCTGGGCGGATAG
- a CDS encoding ABC transporter ATP-binding protein, whose product MLEAEELTKDFGSFRAVDRVTLQVEAGSVLALLGPNGAGKTTTVRMLTSILKPTSGWARIAGYDVVSQPEEVRFRVGVLTEQHGLYERMKALEYLDFFARLYHLDDRTRRERPRLLMQRFGLEDALDRRLGEFSKGMKQKLALVRAMLHDPPVLLLDEPTSAMDPQSAKLVRDAILELRRDARTFIVTTHNLTEAQLLADRIAIIRQGRIIALGTFEQLSRAFAGVPLMELRVRGSLNGIAAELSGLVQVVECGENWLRYRAEEPERTNPQIIRRLTGLGVEVVTLSPLQDTLETIYLRIVEEDEKGHRDDGNDFTP is encoded by the coding sequence ATGCTTGAAGCCGAGGAGCTGACCAAGGATTTTGGCAGCTTCCGGGCGGTGGATCGCGTGACGCTGCAGGTGGAAGCGGGCAGTGTCCTGGCGCTGTTAGGGCCAAATGGCGCAGGCAAGACCACCACTGTACGTATGTTAACCTCGATCCTCAAGCCGACCTCAGGTTGGGCCAGGATCGCTGGTTATGACGTCGTCAGCCAGCCGGAGGAAGTGCGCTTCAGGGTGGGCGTGTTGACCGAGCAACACGGTCTCTACGAGCGCATGAAGGCCCTGGAGTACCTGGATTTCTTCGCCCGGTTGTACCATCTGGATGACCGTACCCGCCGGGAACGGCCTCGCCTGCTGATGCAGCGCTTTGGGCTGGAAGATGCACTTGACCGCCGGCTGGGTGAGTTCTCCAAAGGGATGAAGCAGAAGCTGGCTCTGGTCCGGGCTATGTTGCATGATCCGCCCGTCCTGCTGCTGGACGAGCCGACCAGCGCCATGGACCCCCAGAGCGCCAAGCTGGTACGGGACGCCATCCTGGAACTGCGACGCGACGCCCGCACGTTCATCGTCACCACCCATAACCTGACCGAAGCGCAGCTCCTGGCTGACCGGATCGCCATTATCCGCCAGGGGCGGATCATCGCCCTCGGTACTTTTGAACAGCTTTCCCGCGCTTTCGCTGGTGTCCCATTGATGGAGCTACGGGTGCGCGGGTCGCTGAATGGCATTGCTGCGGAGTTGAGCGGCCTGGTGCAGGTGGTTGAGTGTGGCGAAAACTGGCTCCGCTACCGGGCTGAAGAGCCGGAGCGCACCAACCCGCAGATTATCCGCCGCCTGACCGGCCTCGGTGTGGAGGTGGTGACGCTCAGCCCGCTGCAGGATACGCTGGAAACGATCTACCTGCGGATTGTCGAAGAAGACGAAAAGGGCCACCGCGATGACGGCAACGATTTCACCCCGTAA
- the lgt gene encoding prolipoprotein diacylglyceryl transferase — translation MSVDSYGIHLGPLYLRYYGMLIVGGLLLAASLAAWMARKDRRDPDHVWSGLTWALIPGIIGARLWFIFFPSKEMVERGFTPEWFLTHPLDLTNGPLAIWSGGLGIFGAVIGGILGILLYARRHRLNLAEWLDIGAIVLPLGQAIGRWGNYVNQELWGLPTTLPWGITIERFARIGEYRDMVTYPLETRFHPIFLYESLWNALTVVVLLYLWLNHRKHFRKGDFLLLYLISYGVIRFLLEFLRVDVTLVGSVNVSQVVALGGVALAVLVLLWRRRWPAAGRYETIPGEETFGPADR, via the coding sequence CGCTCTACCTTCGCTATTACGGGATGCTGATCGTGGGTGGGCTGTTGCTTGCCGCCAGCCTGGCTGCCTGGATGGCCAGGAAGGATCGCCGCGATCCGGATCATGTCTGGAGCGGCCTGACCTGGGCGCTGATCCCCGGCATCATCGGGGCGCGGCTGTGGTTTATCTTCTTTCCATCCAAAGAGATGGTGGAGCGCGGCTTCACGCCGGAGTGGTTCCTGACCCATCCCCTTGACCTGACTAACGGGCCGCTGGCGATCTGGAGCGGTGGACTGGGCATTTTTGGCGCGGTGATCGGCGGCATCCTGGGCATCCTGCTTTATGCGCGGCGTCACCGCCTCAACCTGGCAGAGTGGCTGGACATCGGCGCGATTGTGCTGCCGCTGGGGCAGGCTATCGGTCGCTGGGGCAATTACGTCAACCAGGAGTTGTGGGGCCTCCCAACCACGCTGCCCTGGGGCATCACCATCGAACGCTTCGCCCGCATTGGCGAATACCGTGACATGGTGACTTATCCGCTGGAAACCCGTTTTCATCCCATCTTTCTCTACGAGTCGTTGTGGAATGCGCTGACGGTGGTGGTACTGCTCTACCTGTGGCTCAACCATCGCAAGCACTTTCGCAAGGGCGACTTTCTGCTACTCTACCTGATCTCTTACGGCGTGATCCGCTTCTTGCTGGAATTCCTGCGCGTCGATGTGACGCTGGTCGGATCGGTGAATGTGTCTCAGGTCGTCGCTCTGGGAGGTGTCGCCCTGGCTGTGCTTGTGCTTCTATGGCGGCGGCGCTGGCCGGCTGCCGGGCGCTACGAGACGATCCCCGGTGAGGAAACTTTCGGCCCGGCCGATCGCTAG